One window of Flavobacteriales bacterium genomic DNA carries:
- a CDS encoding YceI family protein encodes MTFPRPALLLLLLPFLTNVHAQSIDQSASSISFKIGNMKISSVNGSFSGLKGNAAFDPSDPARSKFAVCVDAATVDTGNKKRDKHLRTDDFFDVEKYPAICFASTSVEKAENGFMAKGKLTMHGITKDVEVPFTYGNRTLTGTITVNRLDYGVGPSGTFMAGDEVEISIVCVMK; translated from the coding sequence ATGACCTTTCCCCGCCCTGCCCTGCTGTTGTTGCTGCTTCCGTTCCTCACGAACGTGCATGCACAGTCCATTGATCAGTCTGCTTCCAGTATCTCATTCAAGATCGGGAACATGAAGATCAGCAGTGTGAACGGCTCCTTTTCCGGACTGAAGGGCAATGCGGCCTTCGATCCATCTGATCCCGCAAGGTCGAAGTTCGCGGTGTGCGTGGATGCCGCGACCGTGGACACGGGTAACAAGAAACGCGACAAGCACTTGCGCACCGACGATTTCTTCGATGTGGAGAAGTACCCGGCGATCTGCTTCGCCTCCACTTCCGTGGAAAAGGCCGAAAACGGGTTCATGGCAAAGGGGAAGCTCACCATGCACGGCATCACGAAGGATGTGGAGGTCCCGTTCACCTATGGGAACAGGACGCTTACGGGCACAATCACTGTGAATCGGCTGGACTACGGTGTGGGACCGAGCGGAACCTTCATGGCCGGTGACGAGGTGGAGATCTCGATCGTTTGCGTGATGAAGTGA
- a CDS encoding 1-acyl-sn-glycerol-3-phosphate acyltransferase gives MADDIDPTLWMYRALRASVRAALYLYCGRIRVDVRSAPPVDTVLLLASNHPNSFFDALVIATHLPHRMRFLARGDAFRDPRAAKMLGALFMIPIYRMSDGRAELRRTEDSFLLAQEDLEHGGSVLVFSEGNSENESGLRPLGKGTARIAYRAWQSGLDVRVLPVWLRYDTYHLPFMEVCIGTGEMMDHSATPVRPEAVFLRGFNSVLRDRLLKASAIVDARRSLDTSRCSGALRTMCRIILVLPALAGLLLHAPWYFPLRAFTAGKTRGTVFFDSVLFGLLFLTYPLWLLALVAMAVFAGLGWWSLIMITVGPISLSALRSFRMRWTGNVISEEAPSIRIT, from the coding sequence TTGGCGGATGACATTGATCCGACACTGTGGATGTACCGGGCGCTGAGAGCCAGTGTGCGCGCGGCATTGTATCTGTACTGCGGGCGGATCCGTGTGGATGTGCGTTCCGCGCCACCGGTGGATACCGTGCTCTTGCTGGCCAGCAACCATCCCAATTCGTTCTTCGATGCTTTGGTGATCGCTACGCACTTGCCCCACCGCATGCGCTTCCTGGCGCGTGGTGATGCGTTCCGTGACCCGCGTGCCGCGAAAATGTTGGGCGCATTGTTCATGATCCCGATCTACCGCATGAGCGACGGACGTGCGGAACTGAGACGAACGGAGGACAGCTTCCTACTTGCGCAGGAGGATTTGGAGCATGGCGGCTCCGTGCTGGTGTTTTCCGAAGGGAACTCGGAGAACGAATCAGGGCTTCGTCCCTTGGGAAAAGGCACCGCAAGGATCGCTTATCGCGCTTGGCAGAGCGGCTTGGACGTTCGGGTGCTTCCGGTGTGGTTGCGCTACGATACGTACCATCTACCGTTCATGGAGGTGTGCATCGGCACGGGCGAGATGATGGACCACAGCGCAACACCGGTGAGGCCGGAAGCGGTTTTCCTGCGCGGATTCAATTCGGTGTTGCGCGATCGCTTACTGAAGGCTTCAGCGATCGTGGATGCACGGCGATCGCTCGATACTTCGCGGTGTTCGGGTGCATTGCGCACGATGTGCCGCATCATTTTGGTACTGCCCGCGCTTGCCGGACTGCTCCTTCATGCGCCTTGGTATTTTCCCTTGCGGGCATTCACGGCCGGAAAAACGCGCGGCACGGTATTCTTCGATTCGGTGCTGTTCGGCCTGTTGTTCCTGACCTACCCGCTCTGGCTGTTGGCATTGGTGGCAATGGCCGTGTTCGCCGGCCTTGGTTGGTGGTCCTTGATCATGATCACCGTGGGGCCCATCAGCCTGTCCGCGTTGCGGTCGTTCCGCATGCGGTGGACAGGAAACGTGATCTCCGAGGAAGCCCCGTCGATCCGTATCACGTAG
- a CDS encoding DUF547 domain-containing protein — translation MKNIPLTALAFISALACNSAPEEPMDGPPCAEAKTSVPVDLHKTWNVLLQAHVKDGMVDYKGLVKEKGKLHAYCDLLSSTPPTDTWSKNAELAFWINTYNAFTVQLIVDNYPVKSIKDLDPSLSVPLLHTVWTGTKFKIGDTEYSLDDVENKVLRRKFEEPRIHFAINCASMSCPPLRNEAFTGERVQEQLDDQARNFINNPRYNKITKDQAELSKIFSWFSGDFKKHGTLIEFINQYSKVKLDAEADLSYMDYDWSLNEQK, via the coding sequence TTGAAGAACATCCCCCTGACCGCATTGGCCTTCATCAGTGCATTGGCATGTAACTCGGCACCGGAGGAACCGATGGACGGCCCACCCTGTGCCGAGGCTAAGACGAGCGTGCCCGTGGACCTGCACAAGACCTGGAACGTGCTGCTCCAGGCCCATGTGAAGGACGGCATGGTGGATTACAAGGGCTTGGTGAAGGAAAAGGGAAAATTGCACGCCTACTGCGACCTGTTGAGCAGCACGCCCCCCACGGACACGTGGAGCAAGAACGCCGAATTGGCCTTCTGGATCAATACGTACAATGCCTTCACGGTGCAGCTCATTGTGGACAACTACCCGGTGAAGAGCATCAAAGACCTGGATCCTTCCTTGAGCGTGCCCTTGCTGCATACCGTTTGGACAGGCACGAAATTCAAGATCGGTGACACCGAGTACAGCTTGGACGATGTGGAGAACAAGGTGCTGCGCAGGAAATTCGAGGAACCGCGGATCCACTTCGCTATCAACTGCGCTTCCATGAGCTGCCCGCCCCTGCGCAACGAGGCATTCACCGGAGAGCGCGTGCAGGAGCAATTGGACGACCAAGCGCGGAATTTCATCAATAACCCGCGTTACAACAAGATCACCAAGGACCAGGCGGAACTCTCCAAGATCTTCAGCTGGTTCAGCGGGGATTTCAAGAAGCACGGCACGTTGATCGAATTCATCAACCAGTATAGTAAGGTGAAGTTGGACGCCGAGGCGGACCTGAGCTACATGGACTACGATTGGAGCTTGAACGAGCAGAAGTGA